Proteins from a genomic interval of Zingiber officinale cultivar Zhangliang chromosome 1B, Zo_v1.1, whole genome shotgun sequence:
- the LOC122042631 gene encoding putative cell wall protein yields MAASLHCHLVLLLLGFSAFALPAFAGRGTPASSDKKEPDCYGVQEGTVLIPGIGRYELGSRELPAVGGLDSSGPAARNAQFLPGIDDTFVPNPGLEIPNPFRPATP; encoded by the coding sequence ATGGCTGCCTCATTGCATTGCCATCTCGTGCTCCTCTTGTTGGGCTTCTCGGCCTTTGCTCTTCCTGCCTTCGCCGGACGTGGAACTCCGGCGAGCTCCGACAAGAAGGAGCCTGACTGCTACGGCGTCCAGGAGGGCACCGTGCTCATTCCCGGCATCGGAAGGTACGAACTCGGAAGCCGTGAGTTGCCGGCGGTCGGCGGCTTGGACAGCAGCGGTCCGGCCGCGAGGAACGCCCAGTTTCTTCCCGGGATCGACGACACTTTTGTGCCCAATCCCGGGTTGGAAATTCCGAACCCGTTCCGGCCGGCGACTCCTTGA